The Nitrospinaceae bacterium genome window below encodes:
- the rpmE gene encoding 50S ribosomal protein L31, protein MKEGIHPDYFETVIRCACGNEVKIGSTVKDLHLEICSACHPFYTGKQKLLDTAGRIEKFNRKYKKSSKNDQETAAPN, encoded by the coding sequence ATGAAAGAGGGAATCCATCCTGATTATTTTGAAACCGTGATCCGTTGCGCTTGCGGAAACGAAGTGAAAATCGGTTCCACCGTCAAGGATCTGCATCTTGAAATCTGCTCCGCATGCCACCCGTTCTATACCGGAAAGCAGAAACTGCTGGATACCGCAGGGCGTATTGAAAAATTCAACCGCAAATACAAGAAAAGTTCCAAAAACGATCAGGAAACCGCCGCCCCCAATTAG
- the rho gene encoding transcription termination factor Rho, whose protein sequence is MSQMNIEELKSKTISELTNIAKELKIQGHSGLRKQDLIFKILEARTEKDGLMFGQGVLEILPDGFGFLRAPTYNYLPGPDDIYVSPSQIRKFDMRTGDTISGQIRPPKDSERYFALLKVEAINFENPEKTKDKILFDNLTPLYPEERLRLETPNCKDYSARVMDLMTPIGKGQRGLIVAPPRTGKTMLLQSIANSISTNFPEVVLIVLLIDERPEEVTDMERSVKGEVISSTFDEPAQRHVQVAEMVIEKAKRLVEHKKDVVILLDSITRLARAYNAIVPPSGKVLSGGVDSNALQRPKRFFGAARNLEEGGSLTIIATALIDTGSRMDDVIFEEFKGTGNLEIVLDRKLADKRTFPSIDINRSGTRKEELLLPEEDLQRVWLLRKVLLPMGIHDTMDLLLQKIKETKTNAEFLAAMNT, encoded by the coding sequence ATGAGCCAAATGAATATAGAAGAACTAAAATCCAAAACCATCTCCGAACTCACCAACATCGCCAAGGAACTCAAGATTCAGGGGCACAGCGGCTTGCGAAAGCAGGACCTGATTTTTAAAATCCTGGAGGCCAGAACTGAAAAAGACGGTTTGATGTTTGGCCAGGGTGTCCTGGAGATCCTACCGGACGGATTCGGCTTTCTCAGGGCGCCGACCTACAATTATTTACCGGGCCCGGATGACATTTATGTTTCGCCTTCGCAAATACGCAAATTCGACATGCGGACCGGAGACACCATTTCCGGACAGATTCGCCCGCCAAAAGACAGCGAACGCTATTTTGCCTTATTGAAGGTTGAGGCCATCAATTTTGAAAACCCCGAAAAAACCAAAGATAAAATCCTGTTTGACAACCTGACGCCTCTTTATCCGGAAGAACGTCTGCGTCTGGAAACGCCTAACTGTAAAGATTACAGTGCCCGGGTCATGGATTTGATGACCCCGATCGGCAAGGGACAGCGCGGATTGATCGTCGCCCCGCCCCGAACCGGTAAAACCATGCTTTTGCAGTCGATCGCCAACAGCATCAGCACCAATTTTCCTGAAGTGGTCCTTATCGTCCTTTTGATCGACGAACGCCCGGAGGAAGTTACGGACATGGAGCGGTCGGTGAAAGGCGAAGTCATCAGTTCCACATTCGACGAGCCCGCTCAGCGGCACGTTCAGGTGGCGGAAATGGTGATCGAAAAAGCCAAACGGCTGGTGGAACACAAGAAAGACGTGGTGATTCTGCTGGACAGCATCACTCGCCTGGCACGTGCCTATAACGCCATCGTCCCGCCCAGCGGCAAGGTGCTCTCAGGCGGTGTCGACTCCAACGCCCTGCAACGCCCGAAGCGATTTTTTGGCGCCGCCCGTAATCTCGAAGAAGGCGGCAGCCTGACCATCATCGCCACCGCATTGATCGATACGGGAAGCCGCATGGACGACGTGATCTTTGAGGAATTCAAAGGAACCGGTAACCTCGAAATCGTTCTGGATCGTAAACTGGCGGACAAACGAACATTTCCTTCCATCGATATCAACCGTTCCGGAACCCGGAAAGAAGAACTGCTCCTTCCTGAAGAGGACCTGCAAAGGGTGTGGTTGTTGAGAAAAGTTTTACTGCCCATGGGAATCCATGATACGATGGATCTTCTCCTGCAGAAAATCAAGGAAACAAAAACCAATGCCGAATTTTTGGCGGCCATGAACACCTGA